A window of Leptospira fainei serovar Hurstbridge str. BUT 6 contains these coding sequences:
- a CDS encoding TolC family protein — protein sequence MSAIRTFSIIIFFLFSLPIFSEAKRLEEILDILATEHPEAKSLAGVSHAHKSHSDASGILPDPKIGFAYRNYPTRNGYSLNGNRALDTPTMTGMEFSVSQEFPFPGKLGTEKRISKIMENEATLGYLVGVNRMLGDFFIRLNRFQRIEKKKQINGRILDLLNAQKSIAEGYYSAGTVPLTGALKASIAKTDALEKEAEYGTNLKDLTSQLEYYKVLDRVSLADLFQINLDSFLEESLQRLNGLANSGVPAVEETPDYKILLAEEKRLKEQTKLTKYSLAPQTEVFFSYMKRKSQTFSADTGPLNYSLMDTTEYRGDLFSFGINMRVPVWSALKWNSITGETEHLAEVGKDAVDKTRAQMVSEINRGIEVIRGTSNQIQIIEKKLIPEMEKAARASASLYAPGKANIQDTLLAQTEVLNAKIRLEDLRERKNETILNMLKLLSLIYQDQKVPKHEKHQPEVTLGRGRE from the coding sequence ATGAGCGCTATACGCACATTTTCTATTATTATTTTTTTCCTATTTTCGCTTCCGATCTTCTCCGAAGCGAAACGACTAGAAGAAATTCTGGACATTCTTGCAACGGAACATCCCGAAGCAAAATCATTAGCCGGGGTTTCCCATGCACATAAATCGCATTCGGACGCATCCGGTATTCTACCCGATCCGAAGATAGGATTCGCGTATCGAAATTATCCGACTCGCAACGGCTACTCTCTGAACGGGAACCGGGCCTTGGATACCCCTACGATGACGGGTATGGAATTCTCCGTTTCCCAAGAATTTCCTTTTCCCGGGAAGCTCGGCACTGAAAAAAGAATTTCCAAAATTATGGAGAACGAAGCGACTCTCGGCTATTTGGTCGGAGTCAATCGAATGCTAGGCGATTTCTTTATTCGCTTAAATCGCTTTCAACGGATTGAAAAGAAAAAACAAATCAATGGCAGAATTTTGGATTTACTTAATGCGCAGAAATCCATTGCCGAAGGATATTATTCCGCGGGAACTGTGCCTTTGACGGGAGCCCTGAAGGCTTCTATCGCAAAGACGGATGCATTAGAAAAGGAAGCGGAGTACGGCACAAATTTAAAGGATTTAACGTCTCAGCTCGAATACTACAAGGTATTAGATCGGGTTTCTCTTGCCGATTTATTTCAGATTAATTTGGATTCGTTTTTAGAAGAAAGTCTTCAGCGATTGAACGGCTTGGCAAATTCAGGAGTTCCCGCAGTCGAGGAAACTCCTGATTATAAGATATTATTGGCCGAAGAGAAGAGACTGAAAGAGCAGACTAAATTGACAAAATATTCCCTCGCTCCGCAAACGGAGGTATTCTTTTCATACATGAAGAGAAAATCCCAAACGTTCTCGGCGGATACGGGTCCGCTAAACTATAGTTTGATGGATACCACCGAATATAGGGGCGATTTATTCAGCTTCGGCATCAATATGCGTGTTCCGGTCTGGTCAGCTTTGAAATGGAATTCGATAACCGGCGAAACGGAACACCTGGCCGAAGTCGGAAAGGATGCGGTAGATAAGACTCGCGCCCAGATGGTTTCGGAAATCAATCGGGGAATAGAGGTGATCCGAGGAACTTCCAATCAAATTCAAATCATCGAAAAGAAACTGATACCGGAGATGGAAAAAGCTGCGAGAGCGAGCGCGTCACTTTACGCTCCAGGCAAGGCAAATATCCAAGATACTCTTCTTGCCCAGACGGAAGTTTTAAATGCGAAGATCCGATTGGAAGATCTACGCGAGCGCAAAAATGAAACCATCTTAAATATGCTCAAGCTTCTTAGCCTAATTTACCAAGACCAGAAAGTTCCTAAGCATGAAAAGCATCAACCGGAAGTCACATTGGGAAGAGGTCGCGAATGA